Proteins found in one Fibrobacter sp. UWEL genomic segment:
- a CDS encoding DUF3793 family protein, which produces MAKMFDSCLVRQCAPTLAGLKLGNLFCMDAVDGLLLCRIMSRWNEILNPRGVYARILAEKKGRYYIYVFRNSLLCHLCESSEVRSFLNGFGYDRFDVESLLKCFQTRMAKSVCFPHEVGVFLGYPLEDVRDFIVYGGKNYKQIGCWKVYNDVQNSMHIFEVYKKCNKDLWNRFEQGMPLDLLTVAS; this is translated from the coding sequence ATGGCAAAAATGTTTGATTCCTGTCTTGTTCGGCAATGCGCTCCCACCCTTGCTGGGCTGAAGCTTGGTAATCTATTTTGCATGGACGCTGTGGATGGTCTTTTGCTTTGCAGGATCATGTCTCGATGGAATGAGATTTTGAATCCGCGAGGTGTGTATGCTCGTATTTTAGCGGAAAAGAAGGGGCGTTATTATATCTACGTCTTTCGAAATAGCCTGCTCTGCCATCTTTGCGAATCTAGCGAAGTACGTTCTTTCTTGAATGGCTTCGGGTATGATCGTTTTGATGTGGAGTCGCTGCTGAAATGCTTTCAGACCCGTATGGCGAAATCCGTTTGCTTTCCTCACGAGGTGGGCGTTTTTCTCGGGTACCCGCTGGAAGATGTCCGTGATTTTATCGTGTACGGCGGTAAGAATTACAAGCAGATTGGCTGCTGGAAAGTCTATAACGATGTTCAGAATTCTATGCACATTTTTGAAGTCTACAAAAAATGCAATAAGGATTTGTGGAATCGTTTCGAGCAGGGAATGCCCCTGGATCTCTTGACCGTTGCAAGTTAA